The following coding sequences are from one Nitrospirota bacterium window:
- a CDS encoding DapH/DapD/GlmU-related protein, which yields MISKEAIIYPNVKLGKNCIIEDFVIIGIPPIGNDTHEVKTVVGDNAIIRSHTVIYAGNRIGNNFQTGNKANIREQNEIGDNVSIGTLSVIEHHVKMGNGVRIHTQAFIPEYTILEEECWIGPNVVITNAKYPKSPNVKQELKSAHIKKYAIIGANSTLLPCVVIGEYAIVGAGSVITKDVPPNAVVVGNPGKIINYRDKLPY from the coding sequence ATGATAAGTAAAGAGGCGATAATTTATCCTAATGTGAAACTGGGCAAAAACTGCATTATAGAGGATTTCGTAATAATTGGAATACCTCCTATTGGCAATGATACACATGAAGTTAAAACAGTAGTAGGTGACAATGCTATAATTAGATCACACACTGTAATATACGCGGGTAATAGGATAGGAAATAACTTTCAAACTGGTAATAAGGCAAACATTAGAGAGCAAAATGAAATAGGTGATAATGTGAGCATAGGAACCTTATCGGTAATTGAACACCACGTAAAGATGGGGAATGGTGTAAGGATTCACACGCAGGCTTTTATTCCAGAATATACTATCCTTGAGGAAGAGTGTTGGATAGGACCAAATGTTGTAATTACTAATGCCAAATATCCCAAATCTCCTAATGTAAAACAAGAATTGAAGAGTGCACATATCAAAAAATATGCAATAATCGGAGCAAACAGCACATTACTTCCATGTGTAGTTATCGGAGAATATGCCATTGTCGGAGCTGGAAGCGTAATAACTAAGGACGTACCGCCTAATGCTGTGGTAGTAGGTAATCCTGGAAAGATTATTAATTATAGAGATAAACTCCCTTATTAA
- a CDS encoding Gfo/Idh/MocA family oxidoreductase, whose protein sequence is MAQEKIRFALIGCGAIANKHVIAINRLDNAEVVGAYDINARTVKTFSEKYSISAFTNVSEMIEKENPHIFNILTPSGNHAENILELIRFRRHFVVEKPLALRLDQIDRLLEECDKKGLKIFVVQQNRFNPPIQKLKEALDKGRFGKLVMGTVRVRWSRSQDYYDQKPWRGTWALDGGVLTNQASHHIDILIWMMGEVESVIAKTATRLVNIETEDTAAAVLKFRNGALGIIEATTATRPRDLEGSMSILGEKGTVEVGGFFMNELKTWNFAEPDEMDNNIWEKFAKVPDQIAWNHTEFFKDVINSLKNDSKGLVDGLEGRRSVELISAIYESAETGKEVFLRFTPRKCRLGVINDK, encoded by the coding sequence ATGGCACAGGAAAAGATAAGGTTTGCCCTAATCGGTTGTGGGGCAATAGCCAATAAACATGTGATAGCCATTAATAGACTTGACAATGCAGAAGTGGTTGGTGCTTATGATATTAATGCACGAACTGTCAAAACCTTTAGTGAAAAGTATTCAATTTCTGCGTTTACCAATGTTTCAGAAATGATAGAGAAAGAGAATCCACACATTTTTAATATATTAACTCCATCCGGAAACCATGCTGAAAACATATTGGAATTAATTCGTTTCAGGAGGCATTTTGTTGTTGAAAAACCATTAGCATTGAGGTTAGACCAGATTGATAGATTGCTGGAAGAATGTGATAAAAAAGGATTGAAAATATTTGTGGTTCAGCAGAATCGCTTTAATCCACCAATTCAAAAACTTAAGGAGGCTTTGGATAAAGGCCGGTTTGGGAAACTTGTGATGGGAACGGTTAGGGTTAGATGGAGCAGGAGTCAGGACTACTATGACCAGAAACCCTGGCGAGGCACATGGGCTTTAGATGGTGGTGTTTTAACAAATCAGGCAAGCCATCATATAGACATACTGATATGGATGATGGGAGAAGTGGAGAGTGTAATAGCTAAAACTGCTACAAGGTTAGTTAATATAGAAACTGAAGATACCGCAGCCGCTGTTTTAAAGTTTAGAAATGGTGCATTGGGTATAATTGAGGCGACAACCGCAACAAGGCCTAGGGACCTAGAAGGTTCTATGAGCATACTCGGAGAGAAGGGAACTGTTGAGGTTGGTGGCTTCTTTATGAACGAGCTTAAAACCTGGAATTTTGCTGAACCTGATGAGATGGATAATAATATTTGGGAGAAGTTTGCAAAAGTTCCCGATCAAATAGCTTGGAATCACACCGAATTTTTTAAAGATGTGATAAATAGTTTAAAAAATGATAGTAAGGGATTAGTTGATGGATTGGAAGGTCGAAGGTCCGTTGAATTGATAAGTGCCATTTATGAATCAGCAGAGACAGGGAAAGAGGTTTTCTTAAGATTCACACCGAGGAAATGTCGCCTTGGAGTAATCAATGATAAGTAA
- a CDS encoding type II toxin-antitoxin system RelE/ParE family toxin, which produces MKIIFTKPFVRDYRNLPSNIQRLVDRQIERLIENPKHPSLQTKKIEGHKSILEARVTLQYRVTFQIAGDTYILRRVGTHSVLKRP; this is translated from the coding sequence ATGAAGATTATATTTACCAAGCCTTTTGTGAGAGATTATAGAAATCTCCCTTCTAATATCCAGAGACTGGTTGATAGACAGATTGAAAGGCTTATTGAAAACCCAAAACATCCTTCTCTGCAGACTAAAAAGATCGAGGGGCACAAATCTATTCTGGAAGCAAGAGTTACCCTTCAATATAGAGTGACATTCCAGATTGCTGGAGACACATATATTCTTAGACGGGTCGGAACACATTCTGTTCTCAAGAGACCATAA
- a CDS encoding DegT/DnrJ/EryC1/StrS family aminotransferase: MKIPFVDLRKQYDLIKDEIDNAIQNVIKDSAFIGGKYVKTFEQNYANYIGVKHCIGVGNGTDALFIALWGLGIHEGDEVITAANSFIATSEAITMTGAKVVFVDCDKETYNIDVKKIERAITNRTKAIIPIHLYGQPADIDQIIEFAQKSNIYIIEDAAQAHGAQYKGRNVGILADCACFSFFPAKNLGAYGDAGTIVTNNDELATKVRMYANHGRIEKYNHEIEGVNSRLDGLQAAILDVKLKYLEKWNKRRRTIAKMYDEGLKGVVETPKVLPYVKHVYHLYVIRVKNRDKVREFLANKGISTGIHYPIPLPRLKAYNYLGHKPIDFPVAYSLKDEILSLPIHGDMSDEQVDYVIEQVINVVNKESVKRYGTGKDKVCPNRLWGNSQ, from the coding sequence TTGAAAATACCTTTTGTTGACCTCCGAAAACAATATGACTTGATTAAGGACGAGATTGACAATGCAATCCAGAACGTCATTAAGGACTCGGCTTTTATTGGTGGGAAATATGTAAAAACTTTTGAGCAGAATTATGCAAATTATATTGGGGTTAAACATTGTATAGGGGTAGGTAACGGGACAGACGCCCTTTTTATCGCTTTGTGGGGTTTGGGCATTCATGAAGGAGACGAAGTAATCACGGCTGCGAATTCCTTTATAGCTACTTCAGAGGCAATTACAATGACAGGAGCCAAAGTGGTGTTTGTAGATTGTGATAAAGAAACCTACAATATTGATGTCAAGAAGATTGAGAGAGCTATTACAAATAGAACAAAGGCAATTATACCTATTCATCTTTATGGGCAACCTGCTGATATAGATCAGATTATTGAATTTGCTCAAAAATCCAATATATATATAATAGAAGATGCTGCTCAAGCACATGGGGCCCAGTATAAAGGCCGAAATGTTGGAATACTTGCAGATTGTGCTTGTTTCAGTTTTTTCCCCGCAAAAAATCTTGGTGCTTATGGAGATGCAGGAACAATAGTAACCAATAATGACGAACTTGCCACTAAAGTCAGAATGTATGCGAACCATGGCAGAATAGAAAAATATAACCATGAAATTGAAGGCGTAAACAGTCGTCTTGACGGCTTACAGGCCGCAATTCTTGATGTCAAATTAAAATATCTTGAAAAGTGGAATAAGAGAAGAAGGACAATTGCAAAAATGTATGATGAAGGATTAAAAGGTGTTGTTGAAACACCGAAGGTCCTGCCGTATGTGAAACATGTTTATCATCTTTATGTGATACGAGTAAAGAACAGAGACAAAGTAAGAGAATTCTTGGCAAATAAGGGAATTTCAACAGGTATTCACTATCCGATTCCTTTACCTCGCCTGAAAGCATACAATTATTTAGGACACAAACCAATAGATTTTCCGGTTGCCTATTCACTAAAGGATGAGATTTTGAGTCTTCCTATTCATGGGGACATGTCAGATGAACAAGTTGATTATGTAATAGAGCAGGTAATAAATGTAGTAAATAAGGAGAGTGTAAAACGATATGGCACAGGAAAAGATAAGGTTTGCCCTAATCGGTTGTGGGGCAATAGCCAATAA
- a CDS encoding lipopolysaccharide biosynthesis protein, whose translation MQRIIKPSSFIKDMTFTSITFITTVVSLIVVTRFLAEGLGPEMFGAYSLARNILSTTISFSTLAMGVAIPRYVALTKDYHIKISYLLSGLILISTSCLILLTLGLIFNDKLTVLIFNDRAYSSLFTASMVMVIGYSLYSVLYGFYRGLGKMSKANLWQLTIMAVSPAVIAFAFHKSGKVDLIIFLMGLVSFTTVIPLISYGYKALLIRRNSLKIWSHLKELSQYSFPRIPGGIALASIMTIGPFLASHFISLKDAGYVIVGQCVFRIVEGGVGVFGIVTLPKVAQLFAEGRNEFLSDRANDILSFIFHLGLFATLHLILWTDRIIFIWLGEQYIDAILPTRVFLIVLVPYLIYAMFCSVIDAIEKRAVNAYHIYISFITTLCISLILVKTGFGILGLAIGVAGGYLMLGSLTVIYLFKVYRFRYKTLEVFRCLLLNAFFIIAALIAKKWFEITYHGMQIVKIAIIMEVCFLLIYCFLLWKMNVGWMVELKNRIVSVGSGES comes from the coding sequence ATGCAAAGGATAATTAAACCGAGTTCTTTTATTAAAGATATGACTTTTACGTCAATAACATTTATTACAACGGTAGTTTCACTTATTGTCGTGACACGCTTCTTAGCAGAAGGTTTAGGTCCTGAGATGTTTGGTGCCTACTCGCTGGCAAGGAATATTTTATCAACTACAATTTCGTTCTCTACTCTTGCTATGGGCGTGGCAATACCGAGGTATGTGGCTCTTACAAAAGATTACCATATTAAAATCAGCTATCTCCTAAGTGGGCTGATTTTAATTTCCACATCATGCCTTATACTCTTAACCTTAGGTCTGATATTCAATGATAAATTGACAGTTCTAATTTTTAATGATAGGGCTTATTCTTCTTTATTTACTGCAAGTATGGTTATGGTCATTGGGTACTCATTATACAGTGTCTTATACGGTTTTTACCGTGGGCTTGGGAAAATGAGCAAAGCTAACCTATGGCAGTTGACGATAATGGCAGTCAGTCCTGCAGTCATTGCATTCGCTTTTCATAAATCCGGTAAAGTTGACCTAATAATTTTCCTTATGGGACTGGTATCTTTTACTACAGTAATTCCTTTGATTTCTTATGGCTATAAGGCTCTTTTAATAAGGAGGAATTCCCTCAAAATATGGAGTCATTTAAAAGAGCTTTCTCAATATAGTTTTCCAAGAATCCCCGGAGGCATAGCCTTAGCCAGTATTATGACCATTGGCCCTTTTCTTGCCTCTCACTTTATATCGCTTAAGGACGCAGGATATGTCATAGTGGGGCAGTGTGTTTTCAGAATCGTGGAGGGGGGAGTAGGGGTCTTTGGAATAGTTACCCTTCCAAAGGTAGCTCAGCTATTCGCGGAAGGCAGGAACGAATTCCTAAGTGATAGGGCAAATGATATTCTCTCTTTTATTTTCCATCTGGGTTTATTTGCAACCCTCCACCTTATTCTCTGGACGGACCGGATTATTTTTATATGGCTTGGTGAACAATATATAGACGCCATTCTTCCGACAAGGGTATTTCTTATCGTGCTCGTCCCCTACCTTATCTATGCAATGTTCTGTTCGGTAATAGATGCTATTGAAAAGAGGGCAGTGAATGCCTATCACATCTATATATCGTTTATAACAACACTATGCATTTCCCTAATTTTAGTTAAAACAGGATTTGGGATATTGGGTTTAGCTATAGGAGTGGCAGGAGGTTATTTAATGCTCGGTTCGCTTACTGTTATTTACCTTTTTAAAGTTTATCGGTTTCGGTATAAGACACTGGAGGTCTTCAGATGTTTGTTGCTGAATGCATTCTTTATTATTGCTGCATTAATCGCAAAGAAATGGTTTGAGATTACCTACCACGGTATGCAAATTGTAAAAATTGCAATTATCATGGAAGTGTGCTTTTTATTGATATACTGTTTTCTTCTGTGGAAAATGAACGTGGGGTGGATGGTTGAGTTGAAAAATAGGATTGTCAGTGTTGGCTCTGGTGAATCCTAA
- a CDS encoding AbrB/MazE/SpoVT family DNA-binding domain-containing protein → MAVTKIGPKHQITIPKEVFESLHLDIGDFLETQVKDNVLILIPKKLIPKDQEWFWTKEWQEKEKEADEAIKKGETLGPFSKASEAIKTLKKTKV, encoded by the coding sequence ATGGCAGTTACAAAGATAGGGCCGAAACACCAGATTACAATACCAAAAGAGGTCTTTGAGTCCCTCCACCTCGATATCGGGGACTTTCTTGAAACGCAGGTCAAAGACAATGTCCTGATACTAATCCCTAAGAAATTAATACCAAAAGACCAAGAATGGTTCTGGACAAAGGAATGGCAGGAGAAAGAAAAAGAAGCTGACGAAGCTATAAAGAAGGGTGAAACCCTTGGCCCTTTTTCTAAGGCATCTGAAGCAATTAAGACTCTCAAGAAGACTAAGGTATGA
- a CDS encoding radical SAM protein, translating to MGIIAGKFRRLAQLIRYSRTRGPLKVARIIKKSFYCKVSGYPNSLMIEAASKCNLSCAMCWAYKAYERRRNNFLSYTEYKKIIDDIEFFCSKIFFSFCGEPLLNKDIYKMIEYANQKNILVGLSTNAMLLTEENAIKLLEAKPAEVIISLDATNKDIYEAMRIGGDFDTALQRAKFLAEEKKRRKQNTPEVILQMVVTKKNESEIDEFIKLSEAISADGVCIKSMFIDHHGDESYRRKLIDEYLPVTHDICRYTKCEDGSVILKKTGLCPNINSPVIASDGNVHICCFDILGEYKQGNAIEENFCDIWHRNDYVQFRNNIMLNRKLPLCQVCVYSDVPEVNICCK from the coding sequence ATGGGGATTATCGCAGGAAAATTTAGAAGACTTGCGCAGCTGATCCGGTACAGCAGGACCAGAGGGCCGTTAAAGGTCGCTAGGATTATAAAAAAGTCTTTTTACTGTAAAGTCAGCGGTTATCCAAACTCTCTTATGATAGAGGCAGCGAGTAAATGTAATCTTTCATGTGCTATGTGCTGGGCGTATAAAGCATATGAACGGCGCAGAAATAATTTTCTCAGCTACACAGAATATAAAAAAATAATAGATGATATAGAATTCTTTTGTTCAAAAATCTTCTTTAGTTTTTGCGGCGAGCCGCTGTTAAATAAAGATATTTATAAAATGATAGAGTATGCCAATCAAAAGAATATACTTGTTGGTCTGTCCACAAATGCAATGCTTTTAACAGAGGAGAATGCAATAAAATTATTAGAGGCTAAACCTGCCGAAGTAATTATTTCTTTGGATGCAACTAATAAGGACATTTATGAAGCAATGAGGATAGGAGGGGACTTTGACACGGCATTGCAGAGGGCTAAGTTTCTAGCAGAGGAGAAAAAAAGGAGAAAACAGAATACGCCTGAAGTTATTTTACAGATGGTTGTGACAAAAAAGAATGAATCTGAAATAGATGAATTTATTAAACTGAGTGAAGCTATCTCGGCAGATGGTGTTTGCATCAAGTCCATGTTTATTGACCATCACGGCGATGAATCTTACAGGAGAAAATTAATTGATGAGTATCTACCCGTGACACATGATATCTGCCGCTATACTAAATGCGAAGATGGTAGCGTGATTCTTAAAAAGACCGGCTTGTGTCCTAATATCAATTCGCCTGTAATAGCCAGCGACGGGAATGTTCACATATGCTGTTTTGATATCCTTGGGGAGTACAAGCAGGGTAACGCAATAGAGGAAAACTTTTGTGACATATGGCACAGAAACGACTATGTCCAGTTCAGGAACAACATTATGCTTAATAGAAAATTGCCGCTGTGTCAGGTGTGTGTTTATTCTGATGTGCCTGAAGTGAATATCTGTTGCAAATGA
- a CDS encoding glycosyltransferase family 4 protein, which yields MHIYMVSGLAEIEIAGNQSMKNTIKHLSEFGHKISVFSFLPQNYATLQNPKKIFNSGVEFHRLPAGLSYILYAGKNIKDTIGRWGRNGEGRSAQREEYNFLGRVFYIILLFLFYLPFEFARVSYYFYKKKPDIFYGLNYQGALVASLLARIYRKPVVTRFYGASDIKERELLTLKNRFLCLDIICGMKSYSNAVIMTNDGTRGDKKLKLMGIDESKIHFWMNGLDIDDLVLPAGWEPDKFKEGRGLKGKKIIIMISRLSKWKKVDRGINCVHKLIKAFKMNDVALIIIGEGPEMESLKKLTERLGIKNEVRFIGGVPHREVYKYFTISNIFMTLYDISNLGNQLLEAMYFGLPIVTLDDGSTEDLLKNNYNSLLVKTDDIESELPLNVKKLLDNELWSREIGRNAKKTFEEKVISWKERMRLEDALIRKVADSQ from the coding sequence ATGCATATTTATATGGTAAGCGGATTAGCTGAGATAGAGATTGCCGGCAACCAATCAATGAAAAATACCATTAAGCATTTATCAGAATTCGGTCATAAAATCTCTGTCTTTTCTTTTCTGCCCCAAAATTATGCGACCCTGCAAAATCCTAAAAAAATTTTTAATTCGGGTGTGGAATTCCACAGGCTGCCGGCGGGGTTATCGTATATCCTTTACGCCGGGAAAAACATCAAGGACACAATCGGCAGGTGGGGAAGAAATGGAGAGGGCAGATCGGCTCAAAGAGAAGAATATAATTTTTTGGGGCGGGTGTTCTATATAATACTATTATTTTTATTTTACCTTCCTTTTGAGTTTGCGAGAGTTTCATACTACTTTTATAAAAAGAAACCAGATATTTTTTACGGTTTAAATTATCAAGGCGCTTTAGTTGCAAGTTTGTTAGCCAGAATTTACAGGAAACCAGTCGTTACAAGATTTTATGGGGCATCGGATATTAAAGAAAGAGAACTGCTGACGCTGAAAAATAGGTTTTTATGCCTGGACATAATATGCGGCATGAAAAGTTATAGCAATGCGGTCATCATGACAAATGATGGAACGCGGGGGGATAAGAAACTCAAATTAATGGGTATTGATGAAAGTAAAATTCATTTTTGGATGAATGGATTAGACATAGACGATCTTGTATTGCCTGCAGGCTGGGAGCCGGATAAATTTAAGGAGGGACGGGGGCTGAAAGGGAAAAAAATAATTATAATGATTTCCAGATTATCAAAATGGAAAAAAGTAGACAGGGGGATTAATTGTGTTCATAAATTAATCAAGGCATTTAAAATGAATGATGTGGCACTTATTATTATAGGTGAGGGACCGGAAATGGAGAGTTTAAAGAAACTGACAGAAAGGCTGGGGATTAAAAATGAGGTAAGATTTATTGGAGGGGTGCCGCACCGGGAAGTATACAAGTATTTCACAATATCGAATATTTTTATGACCCTTTATGATATTAGCAACTTGGGCAACCAGTTATTAGAGGCTATGTATTTTGGCTTGCCCATTGTAACTCTGGATGACGGGAGCACAGAAGATTTGCTGAAAAACAACTATAATTCGCTGCTTGTAAAAACCGACGATATTGAAAGTGAACTGCCGCTAAATGTTAAAAAGCTTCTGGACAATGAGTTGTGGAGCAGGGAAATAGGCCGGAATGCAAAAAAAACATTTGAGGAAAAAGTAATCTCATGGAAAGAAAGAATGAGATTAGAAGACGCACTTATTAGAAAAGTTGCTGACTCACAATAA
- a CDS encoding radical SAM protein has protein sequence MVEHGITNFPHLGILYIFSYLRKNMSNLNMFYLRGNIGIQEYLKKLEEMKPDVYGISFATLMSPFAYQTINAVRDRFPHIPIICGWSHPTAAYEEVLTDSKADICVIGEGEQTTLELVEYFQSGKRTLSKINGIAYKKNGSIKLTLPRQHIKDLGSLPIPAWDMVDFKDYVGLAIAKGFPNTAMIFSRGCPFNCVYCSNPVWRSSKPWLRLRPPEQIQEEITLLYNRGIREIWIRADEFNSDLRWTLEVCKAIKDLNYKDLHFECNLRADKVTEELAKALRDINVWMINLGIETFNQRVLDGIKKHVTVQQIIDSCKMLKKYGINIYAWLMCYQIWEEDDRLCWETPEEVDNTLKMARKMHKDGLIDMMSWQIATPLPGSEMFNIAKKYNLIRKPYKYDVWEPSISMHGISIKQLMKHRMLGMVLQSYMAWKSGVITLNSPMLFRRAWKKIKYISSSFIKSRFSFIRD, from the coding sequence ATGGTTGAGCACGGCATTACGAATTTCCCTCATTTGGGAATTTTGTATATTTTCAGTTATCTCCGCAAGAATATGAGCAATCTGAATATGTTTTATCTGCGGGGTAATATCGGCATACAGGAGTATCTTAAAAAGCTGGAAGAAATGAAACCGGATGTTTATGGCATTTCTTTTGCAACATTAATGTCGCCTTTTGCATATCAGACTATAAATGCCGTTAGAGACAGATTCCCTCATATCCCAATTATATGCGGATGGTCGCATCCCACAGCGGCTTACGAGGAGGTATTAACAGATTCCAAAGCAGACATTTGCGTAATCGGCGAAGGTGAGCAGACCACATTGGAATTAGTAGAATATTTTCAGTCCGGCAAAAGAACGTTGTCTAAAATTAATGGTATTGCATATAAAAAAAACGGTTCTATAAAATTAACCCTTCCCCGTCAGCACATTAAAGACCTTGGGTCCCTTCCAATACCTGCATGGGATATGGTTGATTTTAAAGATTATGTAGGACTTGCGATAGCTAAAGGTTTTCCTAATACAGCAATGATTTTCAGCAGGGGCTGCCCGTTTAATTGTGTGTACTGCTCTAACCCTGTCTGGAGGTCATCAAAACCTTGGTTAAGACTTCGTCCGCCAGAGCAAATACAAGAAGAGATAACATTACTTTATAACAGAGGGATTAGGGAGATATGGATAAGAGCAGACGAGTTTAATTCTGATTTGAGATGGACATTGGAAGTATGCAAGGCAATCAAAGATTTAAATTATAAAGATTTACATTTTGAATGTAATTTAAGGGCGGATAAGGTTACTGAAGAGTTAGCAAAGGCATTAAGGGATATAAATGTGTGGATGATTAATTTAGGCATTGAAACTTTTAACCAAAGGGTACTGGATGGAATTAAAAAGCATGTAACGGTTCAACAGATAATTGACAGTTGTAAGATGCTGAAAAAGTACGGGATAAATATCTATGCGTGGTTAATGTGTTACCAGATATGGGAAGAAGATGATAGGCTTTGCTGGGAGACGCCGGAAGAAGTAGACAACACCTTAAAAATGGCAAGAAAGATGCATAAAGATGGGTTAATAGATATGATGTCATGGCAGATTGCTACCCCGCTTCCTGGCTCCGAGATGTTTAATATTGCAAAAAAATATAATCTGATTAGGAAACCATACAAATACGATGTCTGGGAACCGAGTATTTCTATGCATGGAATTTCAATAAAACAATTAATGAAGCACCGCATGCTGGGAATGGTGCTTCAGAGCTATATGGCGTGGAAATCTGGGGTTATAACTTTAAACTCTCCAATGTTATTCAGAAGGGCATGGAAAAAAATAAAATATATAAGCAGCTCTTTCATAAAAAGCAGATTTTCTTTTATAAGAGATTAA